The following proteins are encoded in a genomic region of Synergistaceae bacterium:
- a CDS encoding thiolase family protein has translation MRRVVILSACRTPGGKFGGALKRVEAPDLGAAALSEAVKRSGVDPKDIAEVIMGNGWQAGVGANPARIAMFRAGLPDDIPAFTLNKRCGSSLRTAMLAADRIRLGDAVAMASGGMESASNTPYILQDARWGFRMGEKKAQDILHKDGFHCPLSDMLMGATAEILAEERSISREEQDEYALNSHRKAVAAIEGGFFKEEIVSVDVKDRKKGTITVDTDEIPRTDTSLESLAKLPPIFKKDGTITAGSSSALCDAGSACIVADAEWAQANGHKPLAEILGYASGALDAVHMGLGPVVVMPKALERAGLELNDMEIIEINEAFSAQILACHRDMPFDMERLNPCGGAIALGHPIGATGGKILATLVYSLKRMNKELGIVSACIGGGQGVAMVVKNL, from the coding sequence ATGAGAAGAGTCGTTATTCTAAGTGCTTGCAGGACGCCCGGAGGAAAGTTCGGCGGCGCGCTCAAGAGAGTGGAGGCCCCGGACTTGGGGGCGGCGGCCCTCTCCGAGGCTGTTAAAAGATCGGGGGTAGACCCGAAGGATATCGCAGAGGTGATAATGGGCAACGGATGGCAGGCCGGGGTGGGAGCGAACCCCGCCAGGATCGCCATGTTTCGGGCGGGCCTTCCGGATGACATACCGGCCTTCACCCTGAACAAGCGCTGCGGCTCGAGCCTTAGAACGGCGATGCTTGCCGCCGACAGGATTCGGTTAGGCGATGCCGTGGCGATGGCCTCCGGAGGAATGGAGAGCGCGTCGAACACGCCCTACATCCTTCAGGACGCCCGGTGGGGTTTCCGGATGGGAGAGAAAAAGGCGCAGGACATCCTTCACAAGGACGGCTTTCACTGCCCACTGTCGGACATGCTTATGGGGGCGACCGCCGAGATCCTTGCGGAGGAGCGCTCGATCAGCAGGGAGGAGCAGGACGAGTATGCTCTGAACAGCCATAGGAAGGCAGTGGCGGCGATCGAGGGCGGTTTCTTCAAGGAGGAGATAGTCTCCGTCGATGTCAAGGACAGGAAGAAGGGGACAATCACTGTAGATACCGATGAAATCCCGCGCACCGACACATCCCTCGAGTCGCTGGCCAAGCTGCCGCCCATCTTCAAGAAGGACGGGACGATAACGGCTGGGTCCAGCTCCGCGCTCTGCGACGCTGGAAGCGCGTGCATCGTAGCGGACGCCGAGTGGGCTCAGGCCAACGGGCACAAGCCACTCGCAGAGATACTCGGATACGCCTCCGGGGCGCTTGACGCGGTTCACATGGGACTCGGTCCTGTGGTGGTGATGCCCAAGGCTCTTGAGCGCGCCGGGCTTGAGCTGAACGACATGGAGATAATAGAGATAAACGAGGCCTTCTCGGCGCAGATCCTGGCGTGCCACCGCGACATGCCCTTCGACATGGAGAGATTGAACCCGTGCGGCGGGGCGATAGCGCTCGGGCATCCGATAGGCGCCACGGGGGGCAAGATCCTTGCGACCCTCGTCTATTCTCTGAAGCGCATGAACAAGGAGCTTGGAATCGTGAGTGCATGCATCGGCGGCGGGCAGGGCGTCGCCATGGTGGTGAAGAACCTGTAG